The following proteins come from a genomic window of Gossypium raimondii isolate GPD5lz chromosome 5, ASM2569854v1, whole genome shotgun sequence:
- the LOC105766381 gene encoding UBP1-associated protein 2C codes for MQFMDPTKKRKLDENGIISAVSEPDPITKLTPQDGRKLIERFTVDQLLDILQDAVCRHFDVLSAVRSIADQDPSQRKLFIRGLGWDTTTDGLRSLFSVYGELEEAVVILDKATGKSKGYGFVTFKHVDGALLALKEPSKKIDGRVTVTQLAAAGNSGTNTNPVDVHMRKIYVANVPYDMPADKLLGHFAQYGEIEEGPLGFDKQTGKSKGFALFVYKTAEGAQSALVEPVKNIDGRQLNCKLAIEGKKGKPGQDGMMQSGVGAAGNTEMGVGGHGGGYGGHVGPGGPGGMGGYGGFPGGLQGPPGPMGHPHHLNSSGVGVGALSGSGGAAGGGYGSGLSGPYGGYGGPGSTGYGGLTGAGAGVGLSGAALGSSLYRMPPNSVGMPSGGYPETAHYSLSSAAAFPSQHHQGAGTSPVPRVPPGGMYPNGPPFY; via the coding sequence ATGCAATTCATGGATCCCACTAAGAAACGCAAGCTTGATGAAAATGGTATTATTTCCGCGGTATCGGAACCTGACCCAATCACCAAACTAACCCCACAAGATGGCCGCAAGCTAATCGAGCGATTCACCGTCGATCAACTCCTTGACATCCTCCAAGACGCCGTTTGTCGTCACTTTGATGTTCTTTCCGCCGTACGCTCTATTGCCGATCAAGATCCATCTCAAAGGAAGCTCTTCATCCGTGGGTTGGGTTGGGATACTACAACCGACGGCCTTCGTTCACTTTTTTCGGTCTATGGGGAACTCGAAGAAGCGGTCGTTATCCTCGACAAGGCTACTGGGAAATCCAAAGGGTATGGATTCGTTACCTTTAAGCACGTCGATGGTGCTTTGCTTGCTCTTAAAGAACCCAGTAAGAAAATCGACGGTAGAGTCACGGTGACTCAGCTGGCGGCAGCGGGGAACTCGGGGACGAATACTAACCCTGTGGATGTTCATATGAGGAAGATTTATGTAGCCAATGTGCCGTACGACATGCCAGCGGATAAGTTATTGGGTCATTTTGCACAGTATGGGGAAATTGAAGAGGGTCCTTTGGGCTTCGATAAGCAGACCGGAAAATCAAAGGGATTTGCTCTTTTTGTTTATAAGACGGCAGAAGGGGCTCAGTCGGCGTTGGTGGAGCCGGTGAAGAATATTGATGGGAGACAATTGAATTGTAAGCTTGCTATTGAAGGGAAAAAAGGGAAGCCGGGACAAGATGGGATGATGCAAAGTGGAGTTGGGGCTGCAGGAAATACAGAGATGGGGGTTGGAGGACACGGTGGTGGTTACGGTGGCCATGTGGGGCCTGGTGGACCAGGTGGCATGGGTGGTTATGGTGGGTTTCCTGGTGGGTTGCAAGGGCCGCCCGGCCCAATGGGTCATCCTCATCACTTGAATTCTTCAGGAGTTGGGGTTGGGGCATTGAGTGGGAGTGGAGGCGCCGCTGGTGGTGGTTATGGTTCTGGTCTTAGTGGGCCGTATGGTGGTTATGGTGGACCAGGTTCAACTGGCTATGGTGGGTTGACTGGTGCTGGTGCAGGGGTTGGTTTGAGTGGTGCAGCTTTAGGGTCTTCTTTATATAGAATGCCACCGAACTCTGTTGGGATGCCATCTGGGGGATATCCGGAGACTGCTCATTACAGCTTGTCTTCCGCAGCTGCTTTCCCCAGTCAGCATCACCAAGGAGCTGGGACGTCCCCTGTGCCGAGAGTTCCACCTGGTGGAATGTATCCCAACGGACCACCTTTCTACTGA